In Arthrobacter sp. SLBN-112, a genomic segment contains:
- a CDS encoding HpcH/HpaI aldolase/citrate lyase family protein, producing the protein MPLRIEDTFRDALAGQKQKGKAGRPLAGMWVCSGSPLIAELCAGAGLDWLLVDAEHSPNGLESILAQLQAIHGYPVHTLVRPPVNDTVVIKQYLDLGVQNLLIPMVNSVTEAEAAVAATRYPPHGVRGVGSALARAARWNRIPDYLARASETISITVQIESTAAVDAVEDILSVDGVDAIFVGPSDLAASIGLLGQQEHPEVRAAVEHCLSAAKAAGRPAGVNAFNPDTAQHYLEFGADFILVGADVALLARGSEALAAKYIPQAGGGNPASY; encoded by the coding sequence ATGCCGCTTCGAATAGAGGACACCTTCCGCGACGCCCTGGCCGGGCAAAAGCAAAAGGGTAAGGCAGGCCGCCCGCTGGCGGGAATGTGGGTCTGCTCCGGCAGCCCGCTGATCGCCGAGCTCTGCGCCGGTGCCGGCCTGGACTGGCTGTTGGTGGACGCCGAGCACAGCCCCAACGGGCTCGAGTCCATCCTGGCGCAGCTGCAGGCCATCCACGGCTACCCGGTCCACACCCTGGTCCGGCCGCCGGTGAACGACACGGTGGTGATCAAGCAGTACCTGGACCTCGGTGTCCAGAACCTGCTGATCCCCATGGTGAACTCGGTGACAGAAGCCGAAGCCGCGGTGGCGGCCACCCGCTACCCGCCCCACGGAGTCCGCGGGGTAGGCTCCGCCCTGGCCCGCGCCGCCCGCTGGAATCGAATCCCGGACTACCTTGCCCGCGCCAGCGAGACCATCAGCATCACCGTCCAGATCGAATCCACCGCCGCCGTCGACGCCGTGGAGGACATCCTCAGCGTCGATGGCGTGGACGCGATCTTCGTGGGCCCGTCCGACCTCGCAGCGTCCATCGGCCTGCTGGGACAGCAGGAACACCCCGAGGTACGCGCCGCCGTCGAACACTGCCTGTCCGCCGCCAAAGCGGCCGGCAGGCCCGCCGGCGTCAACGCCTTCAACCCCGACACCGCCCAGCACTACCTGGAGTTTGGCGCGGACTTCATCCTGGTGGGCGCCGACGTCGCCCTCCTGGCCCGCGGCTCCGAAGCCCTCGCCGCGAAGTACATTCCCCAAGCCGGCGGCGGCAATCCCGCCAGCTACTGA
- the hpaH gene encoding 2-oxo-hept-4-ene-1,7-dioate hydratase, whose amino-acid sequence MLEPKTIEAIADELVEAGRTRTPVPRLTARYPDMTVEDSYAVQQLWRRRNEEAGRTLVGRKIGLTSKAMQAATGITEPDYGAIFDDMVLETGCSVEWDQYTHPRVEVELAFVLKDGLKGPGVTIFDVLRATDYVVPALEILDSRIEMEGRTIVDTISDNAAMGAMVIGGNPVNPDAVDLRWVSAILYKNQTVEETGVAAGVLDHPANGVHWLANKIAAHGDALKAGDIILAGSFTRPMWVYKGDTVHADYGPLGSVTCRFE is encoded by the coding sequence ATGCTGGAGCCGAAGACGATTGAGGCGATCGCGGACGAGCTGGTGGAAGCCGGCCGGACCCGCACCCCTGTTCCCCGCCTGACCGCCCGCTACCCGGACATGACGGTGGAGGATTCCTACGCCGTGCAGCAGTTGTGGCGGCGCCGCAACGAGGAAGCAGGCCGCACCCTGGTGGGCCGCAAAATCGGCCTCACGTCCAAGGCCATGCAGGCCGCCACCGGCATCACCGAACCGGACTACGGCGCCATCTTCGATGACATGGTGCTGGAGACCGGCTGCTCGGTCGAATGGGACCAGTACACCCACCCGAGGGTCGAGGTGGAGCTTGCGTTCGTCCTCAAGGACGGACTGAAGGGCCCAGGCGTGACCATCTTCGACGTGCTGAGGGCCACCGACTACGTGGTGCCGGCCCTCGAGATCCTGGACTCCAGGATCGAGATGGAGGGCCGGACCATCGTGGACACCATCTCGGACAACGCAGCAATGGGCGCCATGGTGATCGGCGGGAACCCGGTGAATCCGGATGCGGTCGACCTGCGCTGGGTCTCCGCCATCCTGTACAAGAACCAGACCGTGGAGGAGACCGGCGTGGCCGCCGGCGTCCTGGACCACCCGGCCAACGGAGTCCACTGGCTGGCCAATAAGATCGCCGCCCACGGTGACGCCCTGAAGGCCGGGGACATCATCCTGGCAGGCTCGTTCACCCGCCCCATGTGGGTGTACAAGGGCGACACCGTGCACGCAGACTACGGCCCCCTGGGGAGTGTGACATGCCGCTTCGAATAG
- the hpaD gene encoding 3,4-dihydroxyphenylacetate 2,3-dioxygenase, with product MTNFVPTPTVPAPDIVRCAYMEIVVTDLARSREFYVDVLGLHVTEEDENAIYLRSLEEFIHHNLVLRKGPIAAVAAFAYRVKSPAEVDAAEAYYRELGCRVERRKEGFTKGIGDSVRVEDPLGFPYEFFYDVEHVERLTQRYDLYSAGELVRLDHFNQVTPDVPRGRAYLEDLGFRVSEDIKDADGVTYAAWMHRKQTVHDTALTGGNGPRMHHVAFATHEKHNIIQICDKMGALRISDRIERGPGRHGVSNAFYLYILDPDGHRIEIYTQDYYTGDPDNPTITWDVHDNQRRDWWGNPVVPSWYTEASLVLDLDGNPQPVIIREEKSEMAVTVGADGFSYTRKDGAPEGDRTGFKLGAQL from the coding sequence ATGACCAACTTTGTTCCCACCCCCACCGTCCCGGCTCCGGACATCGTCCGCTGCGCCTACATGGAAATCGTGGTCACCGACCTCGCCCGGTCCCGCGAGTTCTACGTCGACGTCCTGGGCCTGCACGTCACCGAGGAAGACGAGAACGCCATCTACCTGCGCTCCCTGGAGGAGTTCATCCACCACAACCTGGTGCTCCGCAAAGGCCCCATCGCCGCCGTCGCAGCCTTCGCCTACCGGGTGAAGTCCCCCGCCGAGGTGGACGCCGCCGAGGCCTACTACCGCGAGCTGGGCTGCCGGGTGGAGCGCCGCAAGGAAGGCTTCACGAAGGGCATCGGCGATTCCGTCCGCGTTGAGGACCCGCTGGGCTTCCCCTACGAATTCTTCTACGACGTGGAGCACGTGGAACGCCTCACCCAGCGCTACGACCTCTACTCCGCCGGGGAACTGGTCCGCCTGGACCACTTCAACCAGGTCACCCCGGACGTCCCCCGCGGCCGCGCCTACCTCGAGGACCTGGGCTTCCGGGTCTCCGAGGACATCAAGGATGCCGACGGCGTCACCTACGCGGCCTGGATGCACCGCAAGCAGACCGTCCACGACACCGCCCTGACCGGCGGCAACGGCCCGCGCATGCACCACGTCGCGTTCGCCACCCATGAGAAGCACAACATCATCCAGATCTGCGACAAGATGGGCGCGCTGCGCATCAGCGACCGGATCGAACGCGGCCCCGGCCGGCACGGCGTCTCCAACGCGTTCTACCTCTACATCCTGGACCCTGACGGCCACCGCATCGAGATCTACACCCAGGACTACTACACCGGCGACCCCGACAACCCCACCATCACCTGGGACGTTCACGACAACCAGCGCCGCGACTGGTGGGGCAACCCCGTGGTCCCGTCCTGGTACACCGAGGCCTCCCTGGTCCTGGACCTCGACGGCAACCCCCAGCCCGTCATCATCCGGGAAGAAAAGTCCGAGATGGCGGTGACCGTGGGCGCCGACGGATTCTCCTACACCCGCAAGGACGGCGCCCCCGAAGGCGACCGGACCGGCTTCAAGCTGGGAGCGCAGCTGTAG